In the genome of Oscarella lobularis chromosome 1, ooOscLobu1.1, whole genome shotgun sequence, one region contains:
- the LOC136199891 gene encoding uncharacterized protein isoform X1: MRKRSASFSAMSEQKRSTPSANAGVIDAKLRDELQSLCRGQTVLLLGSVGVGKSSLINSFFSVVGETKARCSVGTTDKSETNSLLKYEPEEAPVTFLDTCGLPKYAGTGQLLDALLRGTIRVGSNMHDIFEELAPGRDSSKAGSLEKATIEISSERIPPSVVVIVVNPLINPPCAFLRELKDAVDRMKAEAGVALDVFVVATRKDELDKDDERDEKKKTLKREIKKTELVESDEKFIFTSNYIREGEKSDKDGYPIEKQKLLVDAFRVIFRQKTSP; this comes from the exons ATGAGGAAgcgatcggcgtcgttcaGTGCAATGAGCGAACAGAAGCGATCAACACCGTCCGCGAACGCTGGCGTCATCGACGCGAAActtcgcgacgaattgcaGTCTCTGTGCCGTGGGCAAACGGTTCTTCTCCTCGGATCGGTCGGCGTGGGGAAGTCCTCGCTTATCAATTCGTTCTTCAGCGTCGTTGGGGAAACGAAAGCTAGATGTAGCGTGGGAACCACGGACAAGTCGGAGACCAATAGCCTACTGAAGTACGAGCCCGAAGAGGCGCCGGTGACTTTTCTCGATACGTGCGGGCTTCCCAAGTACGCGGGCACTGGACAGCTCCTCGACGCGCTTCTCAGAGGCACGATACGAGTGGGATCGAATATGCATGACATTTTCGAAGAGCTTGCACCAGGCAGGGATTCCAGTAAAGCCGGGTCGCTCGAAAAGGCGACTATTGAAATTTCCAGCGAGCGAATTCCGCCATCTGTAGTCgttatcgtcgtcaatccTCTGATTAACCCTCCATGCGCTTTTCTGAGAGAATTAAAGGACGCTGTCGACAGAATGAAAGCTGAAGCAGGCGTAG CGTTAGATGTGTTTGTTGTTGCAACGAGAAAAGATGAGCTGGataaagacgacgaacgagatgaaaagaaaaagacactCAAGCGGGAGATAAAGAAAACTGAGCTGGTTGAAAGCGATGAAAAATTTATCTTTACGTCCAACTACATTAGAGAAGGCGAAAAGAGCGACAAGGATGGCTACCCAATTGAAAAGCAGAAGCTTCTAGTTGACGCCTTTAGAGTCATATTTAGACAAAAAACGTCCCCGTAG
- the LOC136191302 gene encoding uncharacterized protein, translating into MSCAFSFDVLSSSWLFPMADPQWNAKLRPVQHKVVPLINGLLSGLLLDALLAEHLLSDEDYESVRTMRKQSSSDAARDLISLLKKKAPPAFDTFCQTLRDIDGGDAILNVLQVATASSCSALEKDAATNLAAGGDRGDRENVGETSQPSNSSTVDAHRRSIPNRLPFNEADRTGAEVENTDEGCFPDVEPDVIVIKHLSRSCLCLSGEKVELKQIDQDSCSITNEGDNLLMLRRANISVEVPSGAIRPGSKEFITVSLLVAETTVNITDSAMKLEEAVASITLFELLPHHTQFDKEIILRQQLSRHEMTDNPCCIGTRFLFYYWGGDTDSPKYEFMGTVDSSRSSVRYRDKTIGITQAMGQAASAPDDARRQHCLMHLKSFCYICRVKVSHCYNNTLMVFGRQNQFLSVYVEAILTCQCKALVKKIQNEERKKKFFLLINPWRFSMENHGGLHRRCISIKCPTKQLKLDEDLFFLGSDVVNIQLSEADDTSPNKTALLEGIREDTNMIVKLRASCASQASTGFYFEVRSGRISITGQQKIEHALQEGNESDHVGPDLPEQERSSRSDRFGDGEPGAGQPKHGRETSIQEDKSLYSELASKKMLLVKKYDRSLFITRQEGSSKEVKEIQLKKGLIKPLSQTDKPSEELFKELTKAYFVMQNSEKSLKSYLTSAFFNYVQSFLKITKNPEFENATSALTSVIDNLECEWNNDNLTETFLSFLDSTQAIKETEIFLEIFCRLLSLKEIARKLRIEEEIRDFSVKEQLVYCLQSHFEGCSTQAVQLLVKAAKKAGYIYADRRPTDRELVMVFESVHKKWPAVVHRLGLEKAIDLTKKSHQGYHEDTKLRQAYTAYTACAEGITLSDVRMVVENECGNCSSDVLQECKLRWLFYSAGPARQLPD; encoded by the exons ATGTCATGTGCTTTCAGTTTCGACGTTTTGTCTTCGTCTTGGTTGTTTCCCATGGCAGATCCTCAGTGGAATGCTAAGCTTCGTCCTGTTCAGCACAAAGTCGTTCCTCTTATCAACGGACTCCTTAGCGGTTTACTTCTTGATGCACTTTTGGCGGAACACCTTCTCAGCGACGAAGACTACGAAAGCGTTCGCACAATGAGAAAACAAAGCAGCTCTGACGCAGCAAGAGATTTGATCAGcctgctgaagaaaaaggcgccTCCAGCGTTTGACACTTTCTGCCAAACGCTTCGAGACATAGACGGGGGAGACGCCATTCTCAATGTGCTTCAAGTTGCTACTGCCAGTTCCTGCA GCGCTTTAGAAAAAGATGCTGCGACCAAT CTCGCTGCTGGGGGTGATAGAGGCGATAGAGAAAACGTTGGTGAAACGTCTCAGCCGTCCAACAGCAGCACTGTTGATGCACATCGACGTTCTATTCCAAATAGA CTACCATTTAACGAGGCTGATCGTACAG GAGCAGAAGTTGAGAATACAGATGAAGGATGCTTTCCAG ATGTGGAACCTGATGTCATTGTGATTAAGCACTTGTCTCGGTCTTGCCTTTGTCTAAGTGGGGAGAAGGTAGAACTCAAGCAAATTGATCAGGATTCTTGTTCAATTACTAACGAAGGTGATAACCTCCTAATGCTTAGACGTGCCAACATTAGCGTAGAAGTGCCTTCTGGGGCAATTAGGCCAGGCTCCAAAGAATTTATAACCGTTTCTTTGCTTGTTGCTGAAACTACGGTTAACATAACAGATTCAGCCATGAAACTTGAAGAAGCGGTCGCTAGTATTACTCTATTCGAACTTCTGCCTCATCATACACAATTTGACAAGGAAATTATTCTTAGACAGCAACTGAGTCGTCACGAGATGACTGACAATCCTTGTTGTATTGGAACTCGAtttctattttattattggGGTGGGGACACTGACTCTCCAAAGTACGAATTTATGGGGACAGTGGATTCCTCGCGCTCCAGCGTTCGGTACCGCGATAAGACTATTGGTATCACGCAAGCTATGGGTCAAGCGGCAAGTGCACCTGACGACGCTAGAAGACAGCATTGTCTTATGCATTTGAAATCATTTTGTTACATCTGCCGGGTGAAGGTTTCGCACTGCTATAACAACACTCTGATGGTGTTTGGGAGGCAAAATCAATTCCTGAGCGTGTATGTAGAGGCTATTCTTACTTGTCAGTGTAAAGCCTTAGTTAAGAAGAtacaaaacgaagaaagaaagaaaaaattttttctgctgATAAACCCATGGCGATTTTCTATGGAAAATCATGGGGGATTGCACCGTCGTTGTATTTCTATCAAATGTCCAACAAAACAGTTGAAGCTTGACGAAGATCTGTTTTTCCTTGGCAGTGATGTTGTTAACATTCAATTGTCAGAGGCAGATGATACTTCACCGAACAAAACAGCATTGCTTGAGGGCATAAGGGAAGATACAAATATGATAGTCAAACTTCGGGCGAGTTGTGCGTCACAAGCATCAACGGGTTTCTACTTTGAAGTGCGATCCGGGAGAATAAGTATCACTGGTCAACAAAAAATTGAGCACGCACTGCAAGAAG GAAACGAAAGTGATCACGTTGGACCTGATCTGCCTGAGCAGGAACGGTCTAGCCGATCTGATAGGTTTGGAGATGGTGAGCCTGGAGCTGGTCAGCCCAAACATGGCCGCGAGACATCAATTCAAGAAGACAAAAGCCTTTACTCAG AGCTTGCAAGCAAAAAAATGCTGCTAGTAAAGAAGTATGACAGGTCCCTTTTTATCACACGTCAAGAAGG GAGCAGTAAAGAAGTAAAAGAAATTCAGTTAAAAAAAGGTCTCAT AAAACCCCTCTCACAAACGGACAAGCCGTCTGAAGAGCTGTTTAAGGAATTGACAAAAGCGTACTTTGTCATGCAGAATTCTGAAAAGTCTTTAAAAAGTTATCTAAC ATCAGCCTTCTTTAATTACGTTCAatcgtttttgaaaatcaCGAAGAATCCCGAATTTGAGAATGCAACGTCTGCTCTCACATCTGTTATCGACAATCTTGAATGCGAGTGGAATAATGACAATCTTACTgagacgtttctttcttttcttgacTCAACACAAGCAATAAAGGAAacagaaatttttttggaGATTTTCTGTCGACTCCTAAGTTTGAAGGAAATTGCTAGAAAACTGagaatagaagaagaaatcagAGATTTTTCTGTAAAGGAGCAGCTAGTTTACTGTTTACAAAGTCATTTTGAAGGATGCTCTACACAAGCTGTACAACTGCTTGTAAAAGCAGCAAAGAAGGCTG GTTATATATACGCAGACAGACGCCCTACTGATCGGGAGCTTGTCATGGTTTTCGAATCCGTTCATAAAAAGTGGCCCGCTGTTGTCCATCGTTTGGGACTGGAGAAGGCTATCGACTTGACTAAGAAATCCCACCAAGGATACCACGAAGACACCAAACTAAGACAAGCTTATACGGCGTATACAGCATGCGCTGAAGGTATTACGTTGAGTGATGTTCGTATGGTGGTTGAGAATGAGTGCGGAAATTGTTCTTCGGACGTTCTTCAAGAATGCAAACTTCGTTGGCTTTTCTACTCAGCAGGGCCGGCGCGGCAGCTGCCGGACTAA
- the LOC136185006 gene encoding uncharacterized protein: MSLRSHSIDIHVSPPQDSNHPHETNTEDAFASENNAIGSQDHNIMYDLLERVKVMQKQVDELVGKQDEDAKESRESLKKIENMQKQLQDILQPRLPLFPVHHHHRHVRRSSKPLLKAKSHSPPKQRPMNPTSPLVMPTNPSFEAFPAPNQGKSRSESQRGGSQSSIASVVSVGNIQKRLNDFERKLDSARNAMSRLEGKVANMDTETGTKKNQESILRELIEIRSCVEIAATMMLEKASVAGTPRESLSQVPDNDG, from the exons ATGTCGTTGAGGTCACATTCAATTGACATCCACGTGTCACCGCCACAGGACTCAAACCATCCAC ATGAGACGAATACTGAAGACGCGTTTGCAAGCGAGAACAACGCCATTGGTTCGCAGGACCATAATA TAATGTATGATTTACTGGAAAGGGTGAAAGTGATGCAAAAACAAGTGGACGAACTTGTAGGCAAGCAAGACGAAGACGCAAAAGAGTCTCGGGAATCGCTGAAAAAGATCGAAAATATGCAGAAGCAGCTCCAAGACATTTTGCAGCCTAGACTCCCTCTTTTTCCTGTGCACCACCACCATCGCCACGTTCGGAGGAGCAGCAAGCCCCTTCTGAAAGCAAAATCACACTCACCTCCCAAGCAACGACCTATGAATCCGACCAGTCCTTTAGTAATGCCTACGAATCCTAGTTTTGAAGCTTTTCCTGCTCCTAATCAAGGAAAAAGCCGATCTGAAAGTCAGCGAGGAGGTAGCCAGTCAAGCATTGCTAGTGTAGTTTCGGTGGGCAATATTCAGAAGAGGCTAAATGACTTCGAACGAAAGCTCGATAGTGCACGAAACGCGATGAGTCGTCTGGAAGGGAAGGTAGCAAACATGGACACAGAAACTGGGACAAAGAAGAATCAAGAGTCAATTCTGAGAGAGTTGATCGAAATTCGGTCGTGCGTCGAGATCGCTGCTACTATGATGCTGGAGAAGGCAAGCGTTGCAGGCACACCTCGAGAATCGCTATCACAAGTGCCAGACAATGACgggtaa
- the LOC136199892 gene encoding uncharacterized protein isoform X1, with protein sequence MVDENDGSRKGRLGLDDKAMDAKRRRIVIVSDDEIGREHLKKEFERILDDKDVVVYACDRWEYFAMVDSRKEFGKQYDDFFVFALPREPRTIIYTEKDKSNSFFKEINAAIPLCGGNLQQRDIRKIIIVVYSWGDAISDKSIRHRRIDAIYESGIQPDLRIFQDVLFSLKDFSFNSEQKRVLREVFGMKFAKGGGMFTVCLVISFIFFTNVSVIENKASPFQRHQIAQIVWQQDANFN encoded by the exons ATGgtcgacgaaaatgacgGTAGTAGGAAAGGTCGACTTGGGCTCGACGACAAGGCGATGGACGCAAAGCGGAGGCggatcgtcatcgtctccgacgacgaaatcggtcGAGAGCATCTCAAAAAGGAGTTCGAGAGAATACTGGACGAcaaggacgtcgtcgtctacgcGTGCGATCGATGGGAATATTTCGCGATGGTCGACAGCCGAAAGGAGTTCGGCAAACAAtacgacgacttcttcgtctttgcgcTGCCGCGAGAGCCGCGCACGATAATCTACACGGAGAAGGACAAGTCGAATAGCTTTTTTAAGGAGATCAACGCTGCGATACCGCTCTGTGGCGGCAATCTTCAACAGAGAGACATTCGAAAGA TTATTATTGTCGTTTATTCGTGGGGCGACGCGATCAGCGATAAGTCCATCCGACATCGTCGCATCGATGCCATATATGAGAGTGGAATTCAACCGGATTTGCGCATATTCCAAGACGTGCTGTTTAGTTTgaaagatttttcttttaataGCGAGCAGAAAAGGGTCCTGAGGGAAGTGTTTGGAATGAAATTTGCCAAG GGTGGTGGAATGTTTACGGTTTGTTTGGttatttctttcatttttttcactaACGTTAGTGTGATAGAAAATAAGGCAAGTCCTTTCCAGCGTCACCAAATAGCACAGATTGTGTGGCAGCAGGACgctaattttaattaa
- the LOC136199892 gene encoding uncharacterized protein isoform X2: MVDENDGSRKGRLGLDDKAMDAKRRRIVIVSDDEIGREHLKKEFERILDDKDVVVYACDRWEYFAMVDSRKEFGKQYDDFFVFALPREPRTIIYTEKDKSNSFFKEINAAIPLCGGNLQQRDIRKIIIVVYSWGDAISDKSIRHRRIDAIYESGIQPDLRIFQDVLFSLKDFSFNSEQKRVLREVFGMKFAKGGGMFTKIRQVLSSVTK, translated from the exons ATGgtcgacgaaaatgacgGTAGTAGGAAAGGTCGACTTGGGCTCGACGACAAGGCGATGGACGCAAAGCGGAGGCggatcgtcatcgtctccgacgacgaaatcggtcGAGAGCATCTCAAAAAGGAGTTCGAGAGAATACTGGACGAcaaggacgtcgtcgtctacgcGTGCGATCGATGGGAATATTTCGCGATGGTCGACAGCCGAAAGGAGTTCGGCAAACAAtacgacgacttcttcgtctttgcgcTGCCGCGAGAGCCGCGCACGATAATCTACACGGAGAAGGACAAGTCGAATAGCTTTTTTAAGGAGATCAACGCTGCGATACCGCTCTGTGGCGGCAATCTTCAACAGAGAGACATTCGAAAGA TTATTATTGTCGTTTATTCGTGGGGCGACGCGATCAGCGATAAGTCCATCCGACATCGTCGCATCGATGCCATATATGAGAGTGGAATTCAACCGGATTTGCGCATATTCCAAGACGTGCTGTTTAGTTTgaaagatttttcttttaataGCGAGCAGAAAAGGGTCCTGAGGGAAGTGTTTGGAATGAAATTTGCCAAG GGTGGTGGAATGTTTACG AAAATAAGGCAAGTCCTTTCCAGCGTCACCAAATAG
- the LOC136199889 gene encoding hemicentin-1-like isoform X2, producing the protein MKRLFLVLVYGAYFLIPSAQFDLERCGSSVSVGTKRIVYYQIVNESVSLSSAPDYANDPIEPIIRWYRDGRLIAANKRLITFVAESGLNGSVYRFTVSEFRGDVIFESDDVVLIVGEIPRLELLSGRRLSFRETSNDTLKIRLDVSGVPRPRLRVVRPQNRSRVFSLAKFEIRSNAIHVRGLSLEDWGDYEVIASSCLGNVMINMSIKILGGVDQTNLTDTTKEILCSKNVEFTCTAVAYPKPSIEWVWNGTLLFDGRYGITEESVMAPDGHRRKITSTLKITGVEREDNERGLIRCKSNNGIEETSIGFRLNVLCTPSACSVRFVQSELTNDSVVANIEHPTDNGGFSVNHLRVLVYALVEEQSSLISNNTYGHDQEFIKPTTHWGTAR; encoded by the exons ATGAAACGACTCTTCCTCGTACTCGTCTACGGCGCATACTTTCTTATCCCGAGCGCGCAATTCGATCTCGAGCGCTGCG GTAGCTCTGTGTCAGTGGGAACTAAGCGGATCGTTTATTATCAAATCGTGAACGAGAGCGTCTCTCTGAGCTCGGCTCCAGACTACGCTAACGATCCCATCGAGCCTATCATACGCTGGTACAGAGACGGCCGTTTGATCGCGGCAAACAAACGCCTCATcaccttcgtcgccgaatcaGGACTCAACGGCAGCGTCTATCGCTTTACCGTCAGCGAATTCCGAGGTGATGTGATCTTCGagagcgatgacgtcgtcttgattGTGGGAG AGATTCCTCGCTTGGAGTTGCTGAGcggacgacgtctttcgttcAGAGAAACGTCGAACGATACGCTGAAaattcgactcgacgtcTCGGGCGTTCCTCGTCCGAGACTTCGGGTCGTGAGGCCCCAGAACAGGTCTCGCGTCTTTAGTTTGGCAAAATTTGAGATTAGGTCGAACGCGATTCACGTGCGAGGACTGTCGCTTGAGGACTGGGGAGACTACGAAGTGATCGCATCGAGTTGCCTGGGAAACGTCATGATTAATATGAGCATTAAAATCTTGG GAGGTGTTGACCAGACGAACTTGACCGATACCACGAAGGAAATACTCTGTTCCAAAAATGTCGAGTTCACCTGCACAGCGGTGGCGTATCCTAAGCCATCTATAGAGTGGGTTTGGAATGGCACGTTACTGTTTGACGGCAGGTACGGTATTACTGAGGAAAGTGTCATGGCTCCGGATGGTCACAGACGTAAAATCACGTCTACTCTGAAAATTACGGGtgtagaaagagaagataaCGAGAGAGGTCTTATACGCTGCAAATCAAATAATGGCATTGAGGAAACAAGTATAGGCTTTCGACTAAACGTGCTCT GTACGCCAAGTGCGTGTAGCGTTCGTTTTGTACAAAGCGAACTGACGAATGATAGTGTAGTGGCCAACATTGAACATCCCACCGATAATGGAGGATTCTCCGTCAATCATCTTCGAGTCTTGGTCTATGCTCTTGTAGAGGAGCAATCGTCGCTTATATCAAATAATACCTACGGTCATGACCAGGAATTTATCAA GCCAACAACGCATTGGGGTACGGCGAGATAG
- the LOC136199889 gene encoding uncharacterized protein isoform X1, with translation MKRLFLVLVYGAYFLIPSAQFDLERCGSSVSVGTKRIVYYQIVNESVSLSSAPDYANDPIEPIIRWYRDGRLIAANKRLITFVAESGLNGSVYRFTVSEFRGDVIFESDDVVLIVGEIPRLELLSGRRLSFRETSNDTLKIRLDVSGVPRPRLRVVRPQNRSRVFSLAKFEIRSNAIHVRGLSLEDWGDYEVIASSCLGNVMINMSIKILGGVDQTNLTDTTKEILCSKNVEFTCTAVAYPKPSIEWVWNGTLLFDGRYGITEESVMAPDGHRRKITSTLKITGVEREDNERGLIRCKSNNGIEETSIGFRLNVLCTPSACSVRFVQSELTNDSVVANIEHPTDNGGFSVNHLRVLVYALVEEQSSLISNNTYGHDQEFIKLKNLSSSSTFQFLCQANNALGYGEIGKFDVKTLGEPQSIVHINVSHSNCTSATLQFFSDRAGGIINNQQISSYEFIYGLATDGTENGDNGTFVMKSATKDTSSCPVTTLFDLERNAKYAAVVRELNVYGAGTFSDPVLFKTLCVPDAHVTLIPVSAWLVPVSVAIGTVAIIAICCTRYQRIQKVKRQENSAQTRTKALIRKYFCRNPPTILLLGQHGSGKTSLINTVDFVINRALNADAVCSHRSAGAGDESQTQTLNIYRNLYENWTVESEPAKDGDQRGLAFLDSRGLLRQEDLVKPIVSMLALGYIRVETNLKELWDDWNEVMSTRDEQSSGQNSDEGSLTDDVLNLICPGNGQRQLKVRNLIRRCPNISTDAQIDAKPHRILVVGKAERKSALLSRLPAIRDGVFRVAAARELDLGLYVIFTFSDDLNPKDQNRLRKDVIRIEPRLEGKVFFINNYIPNKPFTAEHRLEVIKVLEVVLDGHMPRRDDEITKLREAFSTINNRDVSDTVREQARTQVLDALRGLLHPASEESVQHTFTRVFSN, from the exons ATGAAACGACTCTTCCTCGTACTCGTCTACGGCGCATACTTTCTTATCCCGAGCGCGCAATTCGATCTCGAGCGCTGCG GTAGCTCTGTGTCAGTGGGAACTAAGCGGATCGTTTATTATCAAATCGTGAACGAGAGCGTCTCTCTGAGCTCGGCTCCAGACTACGCTAACGATCCCATCGAGCCTATCATACGCTGGTACAGAGACGGCCGTTTGATCGCGGCAAACAAACGCCTCATcaccttcgtcgccgaatcaGGACTCAACGGCAGCGTCTATCGCTTTACCGTCAGCGAATTCCGAGGTGATGTGATCTTCGagagcgatgacgtcgtcttgattGTGGGAG AGATTCCTCGCTTGGAGTTGCTGAGcggacgacgtctttcgttcAGAGAAACGTCGAACGATACGCTGAAaattcgactcgacgtcTCGGGCGTTCCTCGTCCGAGACTTCGGGTCGTGAGGCCCCAGAACAGGTCTCGCGTCTTTAGTTTGGCAAAATTTGAGATTAGGTCGAACGCGATTCACGTGCGAGGACTGTCGCTTGAGGACTGGGGAGACTACGAAGTGATCGCATCGAGTTGCCTGGGAAACGTCATGATTAATATGAGCATTAAAATCTTGG GAGGTGTTGACCAGACGAACTTGACCGATACCACGAAGGAAATACTCTGTTCCAAAAATGTCGAGTTCACCTGCACAGCGGTGGCGTATCCTAAGCCATCTATAGAGTGGGTTTGGAATGGCACGTTACTGTTTGACGGCAGGTACGGTATTACTGAGGAAAGTGTCATGGCTCCGGATGGTCACAGACGTAAAATCACGTCTACTCTGAAAATTACGGGtgtagaaagagaagataaCGAGAGAGGTCTTATACGCTGCAAATCAAATAATGGCATTGAGGAAACAAGTATAGGCTTTCGACTAAACGTGCTCT GTACGCCAAGTGCGTGTAGCGTTCGTTTTGTACAAAGCGAACTGACGAATGATAGTGTAGTGGCCAACATTGAACATCCCACCGATAATGGAGGATTCTCCGTCAATCATCTTCGAGTCTTGGTCTATGCTCTTGTAGAGGAGCAATCGTCGCTTATATCAAATAATACCTACGGTCATGACCAGGAATTTATCAAGTTAAAAAATTTATCGTCCAGTAGCacatttcaatttttgtGCCAGGCCAACAACGCATTGGGGTACGGCGAGATAGGAAAGTTCGACGTGAAAACGCTCGGGGAGCCTCAATCCATCGTACACATCAACGTCAGCCACAGCAATTGCACGTCGGCAACTCTTCAATTCTTTTCAGATAGGGCTGGCGGCATCATTAATAATCAGCAAATTAGTAGCTATGAATTCATTTACGGATTAGCGACGGACGGCACTGAGAATGGCGATAATGGCACTTTTGTCATGAAAAGCGCGACTAAGGACACATCTAGTTGTCCCGTGACGACGCTCTTTGACCTAGAAAGGAATGCAAAGTACGCAGCTGTAGTTAGAGAATTGAACGTCTATGGTGCGGGAACTTTTTCAGATCCTGTTCTTTTCAAAACGCTTTGCGTTCCAG ACGCCCATGTTACTCTGATCCCTGTCTCTGCCTGGCTTGTACCAGTATCGGTTGCGATAGGTACAGTAGCAATAATCGCAATCTGCTGTACACGATACCAGAGAATACAAAAAGTAAAGAGACAGGAGAATTCGGCGCAGACAAGAACAAAAGCTCTAATCAGAAAATACTTTTGCCGAAATCCGCCTACTATATTGCTTTTAGGTCAACATGGAAGCGGCAAAACGTCTCTGATAAACACTGTTGACTTCGTCATCAATCGGGCCCTTAATGCTGACGCAGTATGCAGTCATCGTAGTGCTGGAGCTGGCGACGAGTCGCAAACGCAAACGCTAAATATATACAGAAACCTTTATGAGAACTGGACTGTTGAGTCAGAGCCAGCCAAAGACGGCGATCAAAGGGGCCTGGCGTTCCTCGACTCGCGAGGGCTGCTACGACAAGAAGACCTGGTAAAGCCAATTGTGTCGATGTTGGCATTAGGCTACATACGTGTGGAGACGAATCTAAAAGAACTCTGGGACGATTGGAATGAAGTGATGTCGACAAGAGACGAGCAATCGAGTGGGCAGAACAGCGACGAAGGGTCTCTAACCGACGATGTACTAAACCTAATCTGCCCTGGCAACGGGCAACGGCAACTTAAAGTTAGAAATCTGATAAGGCGTTGCCCGAATATCTCTACGGACGCTCAGATTGACGCTAAACCACATCGTATTTTAGTAGTAGGAAAAGCCGAGCGCAAGAGTGCACTTCTTTCTCGACTTCCTGCTATAAGGGATGGAGTATTTAGAGTTGCTGCTGCTAGAG AACTAGATTTGGGCCTTTACGTCATTTTTACCTTCAGCGATGACCTAAATCCGAAGGATCAAAATAGGCTGAGAAAAGACGTAATTCGCATTGAGCCAAGACTAGAAGGGAAAGTTTTTTTCATCAACAACTACATCCCAAATAAACCGTTTACGGCAGAGCACCGACTAGAAGTGATAAAGGTTCTTGAAGTAGTGCTAGATGGCCACATGCCACGCAGAGATGATGAAATTACCAAACTTAGGGAAGCGTTTTCCACGATTAATAATAGAGATGTGTCTGACACTGTCAGGGAGCAGGCCAGAACGCAAGTTCTGGACGCCCTAAGAGGCCTTCTACATCCTGCATCAGAAGAGTCAGTTCAACACACATTCACCCGAGTATTTAGCAATTGA
- the LOC136199891 gene encoding uncharacterized protein isoform X2 gives MRKRSASFSAMSEQKRSTPSANAGVIDAKLRDELQSLCRGQTVLLLGSVGVGKSSLINSFFSVVGETKARCSVGTTDKSETNSLLKYEPEEAPVTFLDTCGLPKYAGTGQLLDALLRGTIRVGSNMHDIFEELAPGRDSSKAGSLEKATIEISSERIPPSVVVIVVNPLINPPCAFLRELKDAVDRMKAEAGVDVFVVATRKDELDKDDERDEKKKTLKREIKKTELVESDEKFIFTSNYIREGEKSDKDGYPIEKQKLLVDAFRVIFRQKTSP, from the exons ATGAGGAAgcgatcggcgtcgttcaGTGCAATGAGCGAACAGAAGCGATCAACACCGTCCGCGAACGCTGGCGTCATCGACGCGAAActtcgcgacgaattgcaGTCTCTGTGCCGTGGGCAAACGGTTCTTCTCCTCGGATCGGTCGGCGTGGGGAAGTCCTCGCTTATCAATTCGTTCTTCAGCGTCGTTGGGGAAACGAAAGCTAGATGTAGCGTGGGAACCACGGACAAGTCGGAGACCAATAGCCTACTGAAGTACGAGCCCGAAGAGGCGCCGGTGACTTTTCTCGATACGTGCGGGCTTCCCAAGTACGCGGGCACTGGACAGCTCCTCGACGCGCTTCTCAGAGGCACGATACGAGTGGGATCGAATATGCATGACATTTTCGAAGAGCTTGCACCAGGCAGGGATTCCAGTAAAGCCGGGTCGCTCGAAAAGGCGACTATTGAAATTTCCAGCGAGCGAATTCCGCCATCTGTAGTCgttatcgtcgtcaatccTCTGATTAACCCTCCATGCGCTTTTCTGAGAGAATTAAAGGACGCTGTCGACAGAATGAAAGCTGAAGCAGGCGTAG ATGTGTTTGTTGTTGCAACGAGAAAAGATGAGCTGGataaagacgacgaacgagatgaaaagaaaaagacactCAAGCGGGAGATAAAGAAAACTGAGCTGGTTGAAAGCGATGAAAAATTTATCTTTACGTCCAACTACATTAGAGAAGGCGAAAAGAGCGACAAGGATGGCTACCCAATTGAAAAGCAGAAGCTTCTAGTTGACGCCTTTAGAGTCATATTTAGACAAAAAACGTCCCCGTAG